A single Lactuca sativa cultivar Salinas chromosome 8, Lsat_Salinas_v11, whole genome shotgun sequence DNA region contains:
- the LOC111918295 gene encoding 60S ribosomal protein L5, with translation MVFVKSQKSRSYFKRFQVKFKRRRQGKTDYRARIRLINQDKNKYNTPKYRYVVRFTNKDIIAQVISASIAGDMILASAYAHELPHYGLKVGLTNYAAAYCTGLLLARRVLKKLEMDEEYEGNVEATGEDYSVEPAESRRPFRALLDVGLLRTTTGNRVFGALKGALDGGLDIPHSEKRFAGFSKDGKQLDADVHRKYIYGGHVASYMRTLMEDEPEKYQTHFSDYIKAGIDPDNIEEIYKKVHAAIRADPTPKKTQKQPPKEHKRYNLKKLTYDERKQKLIERLNALNAAAGANDDDDDEEDDE, from the exons ATG GTTTTTGTCAAATCACAAAAGTCACGATCCTACTTCAAACGGTTTCAAGTCAAGTTTAAGAGAAGGAGAC AGGGTAAGACTGATTATCGAGCAAGAATCCGTCTTATTAATCAAGACAAAAACAAGTACAACACACCAAAATATCGTTATGTTGTGCGATTC ACCAACAAAGATATAATTGCACAAGTTATATCTGCAAGCATTGCTGGTGATATGATCCTTGCATCAGCATATgctcatgagctacctcactatGGTCTCAAAGTAGGGCTCACAAATTATGCTGCAG CCTACTGCACTGGACTTTTATTGGCTCGCCGTGTCTTGAAAAAGCTTGAAATGGATGAGGAGTATGAGGGAAATGTTGAG GCAACTGGTGAGGATTACTCTGTTGAGCCAGCAGAAAGCAGGAGGCCTTTCAGGGCTCTTTTGGATGTTGGGCTTCTCAGAACCACCACTGGAAACCGTGTTTTTGGTGCCCTTAAG GGAGCTTTGGATGGTGGACTTGATATCCCTCACAGTGAGAAGAGGTTTGCTGGATTTAGCAAAGATGGTAAGCAACTTGATGCTGATGTTCATCGCAAGTATATTTATGGTGGACATGTTGCTTCCTACATGAGG ACTTTAATGGAGGATGAGCCAGAGAAGTATCAGACTCACTTTTCTGATTACATTAAAGCTGGAATTGATCCGGATAACATTGAAGAGATATACAAGAAAGTGCATGCAGCTATTCGTGCGGACCCCACACCAAAGAAAACTCAGAAGCAACCTCCTAAGGAACACAAGAG gtATAACTTGAAGAAGTTGACATATGAtgagaggaagcaaaagcttaTTGAGAGATTGAATGCTTTGAATG